The Cytobacillus firmus genome segment CTGAACTCGTCAGGATGCATAAAGAAGAAAGGCTTATTCTGAGAGACACAAATCAGCTTCAGGTGAGACGGATTAAAAAGTATATCTTCTCGAATGCTGCAGGGGGAAATATATATGCCGCCGCTGGTTGCCTCAGCTGAAGAGGGGACGTTAGGAGGGCAAGCGCCAGGCAGATTAAGAATTGTAGATGGATCACACCGGATGAAAGCCCTGCTTCAGCTCGAGGATCAAATTTTTATGAGTATGAAAAGTGAGAAGGACGAAGAAATCCGGAATGCTTATCATCTTCAATATCTGCTGGAGAAGACAGAGATCTCCATTCAAGTCCTTGAAGGACTCTCCATGGATGAGGAAAACCAGCTTTTTATTGATTTAAACACAAAAGGGAAACAGGTGGCATTGTCCAAGCGAATCGCCTATGATTCGAGAGACCGTTTAAATGGGATGACGAACCGGATTCTCCAATCCAATTCCAAGCTGATAGAAGCAGGTGTGGAAACCGAAAAAAGGGCCATTATTCGGCCTGCTAATAAAAAATTCCTCTCACTCTCCCAGCTGCGTTTGCTTGTGGCCATTATTCTGGCAGGCAAGCTGTTAAACAGAACGGATGAATGGAAGGAAAATGCCGTGGGAGATGATGAAGTTTATATGGATATCGTAAATTCCTGGTTCGATAAACTCTTCTCCTTTGAATCTCCTAAAAGAATCGGAAACTATCACGAAACCATGCTGGCGAGCTTTCCGCTTATTCAGGCCATATTGTTATACGCAATGAAAGATTGGGAAGATCAATCACTGGCAGCCAAAAAACAAAGTCTGATTGAACGAATGGATAGCTTAATGGAAGTGAACTGGAGCAGTGCGAATCCGGAGTGGAGAAGATTTGATGGAATGGCAAGAGGAGAATTCTTTTACCTTGATAAAAGCAAGAAAAATATAGAGGAAATCGCCAATTGGCTGGAGGCGCAAAGGAGGTGAGCATAGTGTAAAAGCATAAAAAACCCTCAGGCCGGTCCGGGAAGACGATAGCCTGAGAGTCTGGTTGAGATGGAGTATACCAGCTCATAAGTTAGTATACTCCTTAATTTACATTTTTTAAATAGTGAAGTTTAAGGGAGGATATTAAGTACAATGAATGCATTACTGATACGGGAGTATATAATCATTTCGGAAACGAAATCAATCAGGTCCCATTATAACGAAGAAGGCGAATGCTGCAGTTTGGTTTTAGAAGGGAACTATACGTTTATGGTAAAGAAGAGGCCGATTGAGATCATAGATGAAAGCATAAACTATTATGGCTTTGATCTGAATGGTGCATCGAGCGGTTCGAGAACCATACTTGGACCCTGCAGGGCTGCACCAGTACGAATTCCAGGTGGAATGGACATGTACTGGTTTCCTCATACTTCGCCCGGGCATGATGAATGTGTGTGGTTTGCGTTTCATCATGTGGAAGCGATCAAGGCTGAGGGCCATGATACCTCAAACGTTTATGTGAGTGGAGGTCATTGTTTTAAACTGAATGCGGCTGAAAAAGAGGTTTCTATGAAATATGACCGGGCAGAGAAGCTGGAATCAAGAATATCCAAGCGCAAGGTAAATACCTTCAGCTTTATTATGGAAAGAACCACCGATACTTACTCGGTTAAAAAAGGGAGACGGAATTATATTATTGAGAGGAAGAAAGAGTAGCAGCAGATAGCGTCTGTTGGCGGCTACAGAGTGCCTGTCCCGCATAACTGGGATAGGCGCTTTCTAAAAAGGTATATTGCTAAGGCAGCTTTTACTGTTATCCGGACTATCTCAGATCCCAAAATTCTTGTCTGATTCGACATGATTCCTGATATAATGATAAGAGAAGGAGGTGAGAAAGGTGGAAAAAGTACTGAATTTAATCCTGAACAAGCTTGAATCATTAGATCATAGTGTGGATTCCATGGATAAAAGGCTGGACACATTGGATCAAAAGGTCAGCTCGATGGATAAAAGGCTGGACGCATTGGATCAGAAAGTCAACTCTATGGATAAGAGGCTGACAGCGGACTTAAAACGGCATGAGGACCTTATCCAGCAATTGATTCATAGTGTCGCCAGCACAAATGTTAAAATGAATGAAATGAATGAAAAATTGTCTGTAATTGATGCGAAAGCGGATCAGGCTATTGAACAGATTGCCGATCTTAGAGAATCAGCCGCATCTAAGCATGATCTTGCTTATTATGATCAGAAGATTTCAGAGCACTCCCGGCAGATCTATAAGCTGAACAATCAGTAATCCTCCAGAGAACACTTCGTACAATCTTCATTTACAATAGATGTTCCTAATCAGGCACCTGACCTCTTACATTGGACTTAGAGGACAGGTGTTTTCATTTATCTGATCTACACCTATCTGAAAATTTAACTGGGCTGCGTCGTACAATGAATGCAGAAAGAAGATGACATAACTCAAAGGGAGAAAATCACACATGAAAAACCTGACCATATTCACCGCCTCAGCCGCAAAGCCAAATATCATCGTGAATCCGGCGAATGCTGCAGACCGAATGGAACTTCCGGCAGGCTGGAGCATCTCCGCCGATAATCCAGAAGATATCATCCATGGCTTCTCTCAATTAAAAATCAAGAAAGAATACAAGTTAAGAGGCTATCAATATTTTAGCGGCAGAAACGGCAATGGAGTGGTGTGGGCGATTCCGGCAGAAGTGGAGCTTCCTAATCCTGATTTATGTGACCAATTGGATGACTACTTCCTCAGTCCGCCTAAGCCACAGTTCGCATTGGATGACTTTATGGGCGCGATTGATGGGGACAGGTCACCTTTATCCTATCTGCAGGCGGCGATTGCTTTGCATGAGCTTTATGAATTTGGGGCGATATGGCATGGCTGTTCGTGGGGACAGGACCGGATATTGCCTTATACGGATGATTACAGAGAAGAGATGCGTTCAGATATAGACGAGCGGGATCCGGGAATAGAAGACTACTTGAATTTTGTTCACCCGTGGGATGAACTGAAGGAAATTCCGGATATCCTCAATCCACATTTTTTCTATAAAAATGGAAAACCGGTAGTCATTTTTTATACGGTTAACGATATTGGCTATTACAAATTAAACCGGTACATCCATACATTTAACAAGGAATCCTATATCCAGAAGGTAAAACGTGAAGAAATCGGGTCAGGCCCGGGGGAATTATTTTCTGAAACAAAGCTGTCACGATTATAAGTCCCATTGCCAAGTAAATAATGTTAGAATTAACAAAGAGGACTAAGCGGAAGGCAAGGTTCTCTTTTCTTTTTGCAGAGAGTTTACCAGCATTGGGATTTTTCAGAAATCATTGAGCATCAACTCCTGTTATAATAGATGTATAATTAATATTGGCATATAGAGAAAGAGAGAATAATTAAAAGGGGAAGAATTGATCATGAAAGAGGAAGAAACCCTAAAGACGCAGAGACGGCCTTTATCAAAGATCCTCGCACTGACAGTCAAAACAGGGATTATTAAATCCAATCTGATCCCGATGTTTGCAGGATTAACACTGGCCTTATATACGTATGACTTCGGGCTTCTGGAGAAGCTGCCCGAGATTCTGCTGGCTTTTATTGGCTCAAGCCTGGTAATGGGGGCAGCAGGGGCGTTTAATAATTTATATGACCGTGATATTGATTCGATCATGAAGCGGACACAAAGCAGACCAACTGTCACAGGGGAAATCACGACTAAGCAGGTATTGTGGCTTGCAAGCCTTATGTCTGTGTTTGGAATCCTCGCTCTTGCCTTCACGACTCCGTTAGCGGGTCTGCTTGGATTTTTGGGGCTGTTTTTTTATGTGGTTCCTTACACAATGTGGAGCAAACGAAGAACCATTTATAACACGGAGATTGGAAGCATTTCAGGTGCGATGCCGCCGCTAATCGGTTGGGCTGCCATCCATCCGGATATCACGCATCCTGCGATCCTTGGGCTGTTTATCATCACCATCATCTGGCAAATGCCGCACTTTTATGCGATTGCGATCCGGAAGCATGATGAATATAAAGCGGCGAATGTGCCGATGCTGCCTGTTGTTAAAGGCGTCAGAAGGACATATATCCAGACGAATGTTTACTTAGTTATTCTGATTGGGATCAGCTTTCTGCTGGGTTCCTTAAGCACCGGCCTTATGCTCGTAGCCTTGCTCCTCGGGATTGCCTGGCTGGCACTCAGTATCTACGGCTATAAACGGATGGATCCCGAAAAGTGGGCAAAATCCCTGTTTATCTTTTCACTTGTCCATATGACAGTTCTTTTTTCGACGGTGATTATTTACTCGATTATGGGTATTATTTTTAATTTGTAAAAAAACAGACGACACACTGGACAATCAATCAGTGTGCGTCTGTTTTTGTTTAAGAGGTAATTCTTGATTTGCGGATTCCATCATAAATACTGATTCCTGCATAGATGATGAAAATGATGCTGATGCTGCTGAGCAGCCAGCTCTTCAATTGGGCAGCGGATATTGAAAATAAATCAGTCATGAATGCTATAAATTCCGCCTGGAGCAAATTCGGATTCAGCAGGATGATGATGAATACGATGGTGGCAAGCAGTTCAAGGACGGTGTTGAAAATCGCCATTCTTTTTGTCCATTGCCCAATGATCAGTTTGTAAAGAGCGAGTCCCGCTTCGAGCGCAATAATGACCACTACGATCGGCCAGTAACCGAGGAGCACATCCTGGTTGACAGCGGAAATTTTAAACTCCAGTCCTTCACTTCCGCCTCTATAGACACCCATCAGCCGGTCGGCATAAAAGTAAAGGGTTGCCCAAATGGCTGTCCACATTAAGCTTCCGAAAACCTCAAACTTGGAAATGGCTTTTTTCTTCGGAATATACGTAATGCTTTTCAAATCCTCCGGTGTCCACGGTTTTAAGCTTGGTGACAGAGGATGCTGCTCTTTTCCTTTATCCATCCTTTCAATTACCGCGAATACTATGGTCAGCCAGAAAAATACCTGGACAGCCACTTCAATGAGTCTCCAAATTCCGTAGCCCATTAATTCGAGTATGGCATTGATGATCGTTTCATCCCGGTTAAAATTAAAAATAAACTCGGCAGCAAGCGAAATCAATGAAATCGCTGCGGCAATCGGCAGGATCATTTTTAAAAGGGATACATATACATCAAAATAGCGCGGCCCGATCAGATGCATCGGCTGATCCCGGTATCCTGCCGCCAGGGCTGCGGGACTGCCCAATTTGCTGAGGACATCCTTAACATCTTCCTCATTGTAATCATCCGGAAGCATATCCCCGATCGTTGACTGCAGCTCGAGTGCGATATCCGCACGGCTCTTTTCAGGCAGCCTCCGGGTCACTTCCTGTATATAAACTTCAATTAAATCCATCTTCCTCATCCCCCTTTAACAGCCCGTATAGCTGTTTAGAATTCTTAATCCATTCTTCTCTAAGCTGCAGAAATGTTTCCAGACCCATTTCGCTTAAAACATAATACTTACGCGGCCGGCTCTCCGTATGATCCCAGCTGCTCGTGACAAGCTCCTGTTTTTCCAGACGCCGCAGCAATGGATATAATGTGCTCTGATCAATATTGATGCCGGAGTCTTCCAATAACTGAACCAGTGAATACCCGTATTGCGGTGTCCGAAGCTGGCTCAGCACTGCCAGCGTCAATGTTCCTCTCCGCAGTTCAGTTGTTAACGAATTCAGCAGCGTGCTCATTCAATCACCTCGCTTGATATACTATATGTCATACACTATATGGTTTATACTATGTATCATACAGTATGGATGTGATAAAAACAATAAATCTTTATCCTTCATGATGTCCGTTTTTTGGGGTATTTGTGAAGAATCAATACGACCAGAGTCTTAAAAAATAATAAGCCTCAAGCTGATTAACCTAATTATGACTTTTCTGTATGATAAACTTAAACATTAAGAAGCTGCAAATAAACACAATTTATTGGAGTGAAAAGATTGAAGAAATTAAGCTTTATACTTCTGTTAATATTTCTATTAACACCTGCGTTTTATTTTCCGTTTGCAGTAAGTGTCCAAGCTGCTGAACCTTTTAAGACGGAAGATGTTGATGAATTTGTCACTGATTATATAGAACGGAACGGGCTGCCTGGTGCATCCATTGCTGTTGTAAAAGACGGTAAATTAGTATACCAGAAGGGATATGGCAACGATTCCGAGGGAAAGCCAATAACAGAAGATTCGTTAATGAGAATCGGGTCCGTATCCAAATCATTTACTGCATTGGCTGTTTTGCAGCTTGCTGATGAAGGGAAAATCCAACTGGATGACCCAATAATTAACTATCTGCCAGAGGTACAGCTTGATGATTCCAGATGGGAAGAAGTAACAATCCGTCAGCTATTGAGTCACACATCCGGAATTCCAAATCCGACTATTGTTTCACCAGCGAGTAACCTAAAAGCAGGTGTGGAACGTATGAATGACTGGAAGCTGCAATCAAACCCAGGAGAAAAATATTATTATAGCAATGGGAACTACTGGGTTTTAGCTCTTTTAGTTGAGAATGTAAGCCGAAAAGAATTCTCACAATATCTTAAAGAAGAGGTATTTTCTCCATTGGGTATGAATGACTCACTCACTACTGTTAACTCGGGAGATATTGTACCTGGATTACCTAAAGGTTATGTGACAGCTTATGGAACTGCAATGCCTTGGACAGAGCTAGAAGCAATGAATATGGGTGCAGGAAGCATCATTTCATCAGCATCGGATATGGGAAAATGGCTTTCTCTGCTGACAAACGAGGGAAAGACTGTGACAGGGGAGGATTTATTATCAAAAAAATTATTACAGGAAGCTTATTCACCACAACATGAAAGCAAAAAATATGGACTTGGCTGGGAGTTAAGCTCACCCAATGTGAAGCCGGCACGCATTTCGCATAGCGGAGTGGTATCAACGTATCAGGCACAGCAAGACATTATACCAAGCAGCGGTTATGCCGTTGCCGTGTTGCTGAATAGCTTTACACCAACATTTGAACACGCTTATGAGATTAGTTCAGGTATTATCCAGTTGACCGAGGGGAACGAACCGGTATTAAAAGCTCCGATATCTAAAAGAATTGATTTATCACTTGGCGTCATCACATTCATCTATATGATTTTAGGAATTAGAGGAATAATGCGCAGTAAAAAATGGTCCGAAAAACGCAAACAGCAGCCTGCCTGGAAATTCATCCTTCGATTAATTCCGCAATTGGCTCCAGCCTTATTAATTGGGTGGTTGTTTTTTATTGTTCCAACATTACAAAACAACAGTTCAACCACTCTTGATGCCTTCGGTCTTTACCCAGCCGCCATGTTCTTATTGGCGATTGTTTTCATCTTCGGATTGGTTCTGACCATTTTGAGAATCTATTTTCGTATAGCATTAAATAAAGGATAAGGATTATAAAAATATCACTTAAAACGCTCAGAAAATGCTCTGAGCGTTTTTGAATCCCAGTATTTTAATGCTGTTCATCCAGCCAATTTCCTTCTCCTTTAGGGGTTATCCATCAGCCTTTTGGATGAGAAAAGTCCACACTTATGAAGGATTCCTGTATTCCATCCATAATATAAAGTAGTAGATAACCAGTTTAGTATGCCTCTATCCTTATCTGGAGAGGCCATTCAAATTCATTTTGGGAGTGATACCATTGTCAGAATTGATTTATGCAGGTTCTTTAAGGACGCTTGAAGATGAAGGTGCAAAGGTTATTAAAGGCGGAAGTCATGCCATTGCTGTATTTGTTTACGAAAAACAAGTCTATGCGGTGGATAACCGCTGCCCGCATATGGGCTTTCCCCTCCATACAGGAAGCCTATGTGATGGGATTTTGACTTGTCACTGGCACCATGCCCGCTTTGATATAAAAAGCGGCGGAACACTGGATCCATGGGCAGATGATGTTCCTACTTATCCTGTCGAGATAAAGGAAGATGAGGTTTGGGTTCACCCGGTTCCTTTTAATAAGGTGACAATCGGGAAATTGAGGCAGCGATTACGTGAAGGCCTTGAGCAAAATATTAGTCTTGTCATCGCCAAATCGGTTGTTGGATTGATGGAAGCGGGTTTTCCAGCGACAGAGATTGCAAAAATTGGCGTCGACTTCGGAACAACACATCGAAGAAGCGGATGGGGTTCGGGATTAACGATTTTAACAGCCATGACCAATGTATTGACTAAATTAGATAAAACTGGACAGATTTTAGCGCTGTTCCAAGGACTGGTTCATGTTGCAAGGGAAAGTTCCGGAATGGGAACACGCTTTTTACTTGGATCCCTTCCTGTATCAAATGAAGAGGATACCCAATCCTTCGAGCAATTATCAGAATGGTATCGTCACTGTGTGGAGGTGCGGGATTCACAGGGAGCTGAGCGGGTGCTATTGACCGCGATACAATCGGGATTCCCGGACGGGCAGCTTGCTGACATGATGATGACTGCGGTCACGGATCATTTTTATGTGAATACAGGTCATACTCTTGATTTTCATAATAAAGCCTTCGAGATTTTAAATCAGGTTGGTAGTGAGCACCGGCCCTATGTATTATCATCCTTGCTGCCTGGTATCAGCGATGTATCCCGCAGTGAAGAATCCCATAGCTGGCAATCACCTGTGAACCTGGTCAAACCCTTAAAGGAGGCGTTTCAGGAATTACCTGATATCCTTGCTGATGTCTCACCACGCGGAGATGCTGATATAGATGAAGCGGCTTTGGTTGAACAAATTTTATCAGATGCCCCTATTAATACGGTAAATATGATGATGGATGCACTAAAAAAAGGCGTCACTCCTTCCCGGCTGGCCCAGCTCGTCACTTTAGCGGCTGCTGATCGGATTTCCCGCTTCCATGTACAAAATGATTTCAGGGATTGGATAACCGTACTTCATACTTTTACTCACGCACATGCGGTACATGAATCGTTACGCCGGTCGACGACACCTGAATTGACCCGGGCTGTTTTTCATGGAGCAATGAGCGTGTATCTTGATCGTTTTCTCAATACACCGTCCGCCAGAAGGCCGGAACCAAAGGCTGTGGCAACTAAACCGCAGAATCCTTCAGAATTATTAGAGATGATGAACCAGCAGCAGCAGGTTGCAGAATCAGCAAGGTGGGTAGTGAATTACCTGGCACGCGGCGGTGATAAAAGTGAACTCTTCAATACGCTCGGGCACGCTTTGCTAAGAGAGGATGCAGAGTTTCATTCTTTTCAAATGTATGAAGCAGCAATGATCGAACATGATCATTGGGAAAAAGAGGATTCGAGGCTTTCGGGATATGCACAGGAAACATTGATCTTAGCCGTCACACGTTATCTGGCAGGCCATGCCCCAACTGCCAGAGAAATGCCGCATACAGCACAAATTGCCATGCGCCTCCACCGGGGAGAAAAATTATTTGAAGATGTTTGATCAATCGAGGACTATTCTGCTTCAGAGTGAGAAGGGCAAATGTTCGTGCCGCTGAAATAAGCATTTGCTCTACTAGTTTAAGAGAGATAAGCCCCAATAAACAATTGACGAACGCAAATACCGCCAGTTGCAAGGCGGCGAAGTCATAGAATCAAAACCTCATATTCCACAGGAACTTTAAACACAATCATGAGCAAAAGAGGGCTTCCATAAAAAATTTGGAGGTTCTTTTTTGCTTTTCATGGATAATTTCGTTTGGTTGGAGATCTACTATAGCCTCTTGCTTTACATTATGAGCAACTAAATTAAATGAAGTGTATTCTTAACAAAATGGAAAATATCCTTGACCTAATGTTAAGTATTCCTTACAATAGAGAAGCAGGAAATGGTAATAGGGGATGTTAAATATGCTGAGAAATAAAGTGAAGGAATTAAGAGCGAGGCATAATTTTACTCAATCTGATTTAGCTAAATTGGTTGGAGCCACCCGTCAAACCATTGGCATGATTGAAAAAGGGGACTATGCACCCTCTGTGCTGTTAGCATTGAAAATCGCTAAAGCACTACGTGTCGATTTAGAGGAAGTGTTTTGGATTGA includes the following:
- a CDS encoding DNA sulfur modification protein DndB, with the protein product MPPLVASAEEGTLGGQAPGRLRIVDGSHRMKALLQLEDQIFMSMKSEKDEEIRNAYHLQYLLEKTEISIQVLEGLSMDEENQLFIDLNTKGKQVALSKRIAYDSRDRLNGMTNRILQSNSKLIEAGVETEKRAIIRPANKKFLSLSQLRLLVAIILAGKLLNRTDEWKENAVGDDEVYMDIVNSWFDKLFSFESPKRIGNYHETMLASFPLIQAILLYAMKDWEDQSLAAKKQSLIERMDSLMEVNWSSANPEWRRFDGMARGEFFYLDKSKKNIEEIANWLEAQRR
- a CDS encoding competence protein ComK; its protein translation is MNALLIREYIIISETKSIRSHYNEEGECCSLVLEGNYTFMVKKRPIEIIDESINYYGFDLNGASSGSRTILGPCRAAPVRIPGGMDMYWFPHTSPGHDECVWFAFHHVEAIKAEGHDTSNVYVSGGHCFKLNAAEKEVSMKYDRAEKLESRISKRKVNTFSFIMERTTDTYSVKKGRRNYIIERKKE
- the cyoE gene encoding heme o synthase, producing the protein MKEEETLKTQRRPLSKILALTVKTGIIKSNLIPMFAGLTLALYTYDFGLLEKLPEILLAFIGSSLVMGAAGAFNNLYDRDIDSIMKRTQSRPTVTGEITTKQVLWLASLMSVFGILALAFTTPLAGLLGFLGLFFYVVPYTMWSKRRTIYNTEIGSISGAMPPLIGWAAIHPDITHPAILGLFIITIIWQMPHFYAIAIRKHDEYKAANVPMLPVVKGVRRTYIQTNVYLVILIGISFLLGSLSTGLMLVALLLGIAWLALSIYGYKRMDPEKWAKSLFIFSLVHMTVLFSTVIIYSIMGIIFNL
- a CDS encoding HAAS signaling domain-containing protein — protein: MDLIEVYIQEVTRRLPEKSRADIALELQSTIGDMLPDDYNEEDVKDVLSKLGSPAALAAGYRDQPMHLIGPRYFDVYVSLLKMILPIAAAISLISLAAEFIFNFNRDETIINAILELMGYGIWRLIEVAVQVFFWLTIVFAVIERMDKGKEQHPLSPSLKPWTPEDLKSITYIPKKKAISKFEVFGSLMWTAIWATLYFYADRLMGVYRGGSEGLEFKISAVNQDVLLGYWPIVVVIIALEAGLALYKLIIGQWTKRMAIFNTVLELLATIVFIIILLNPNLLQAEFIAFMTDLFSISAAQLKSWLLSSISIIFIIYAGISIYDGIRKSRITS
- a CDS encoding PadR family transcriptional regulator, whose translation is MSTLLNSLTTELRRGTLTLAVLSQLRTPQYGYSLVQLLEDSGINIDQSTLYPLLRRLEKQELVTSSWDHTESRPRKYYVLSEMGLETFLQLREEWIKNSKQLYGLLKGDEEDGFN
- a CDS encoding serine hydrolase domain-containing protein; protein product: MKKLSFILLLIFLLTPAFYFPFAVSVQAAEPFKTEDVDEFVTDYIERNGLPGASIAVVKDGKLVYQKGYGNDSEGKPITEDSLMRIGSVSKSFTALAVLQLADEGKIQLDDPIINYLPEVQLDDSRWEEVTIRQLLSHTSGIPNPTIVSPASNLKAGVERMNDWKLQSNPGEKYYYSNGNYWVLALLVENVSRKEFSQYLKEEVFSPLGMNDSLTTVNSGDIVPGLPKGYVTAYGTAMPWTELEAMNMGAGSIISSASDMGKWLSLLTNEGKTVTGEDLLSKKLLQEAYSPQHESKKYGLGWELSSPNVKPARISHSGVVSTYQAQQDIIPSSGYAVAVLLNSFTPTFEHAYEISSGIIQLTEGNEPVLKAPISKRIDLSLGVITFIYMILGIRGIMRSKKWSEKRKQQPAWKFILRLIPQLAPALLIGWLFFIVPTLQNNSSTTLDAFGLYPAAMFLLAIVFIFGLVLTILRIYFRIALNKG
- a CDS encoding Rieske (2Fe-2S) protein, with product MSELIYAGSLRTLEDEGAKVIKGGSHAIAVFVYEKQVYAVDNRCPHMGFPLHTGSLCDGILTCHWHHARFDIKSGGTLDPWADDVPTYPVEIKEDEVWVHPVPFNKVTIGKLRQRLREGLEQNISLVIAKSVVGLMEAGFPATEIAKIGVDFGTTHRRSGWGSGLTILTAMTNVLTKLDKTGQILALFQGLVHVARESSGMGTRFLLGSLPVSNEEDTQSFEQLSEWYRHCVEVRDSQGAERVLLTAIQSGFPDGQLADMMMTAVTDHFYVNTGHTLDFHNKAFEILNQVGSEHRPYVLSSLLPGISDVSRSEESHSWQSPVNLVKPLKEAFQELPDILADVSPRGDADIDEAALVEQILSDAPINTVNMMMDALKKGVTPSRLAQLVTLAAADRISRFHVQNDFRDWITVLHTFTHAHAVHESLRRSTTPELTRAVFHGAMSVYLDRFLNTPSARRPEPKAVATKPQNPSELLEMMNQQQQVAESARWVVNYLARGGDKSELFNTLGHALLREDAEFHSFQMYEAAMIEHDHWEKEDSRLSGYAQETLILAVTRYLAGHAPTAREMPHTAQIAMRLHRGEKLFEDV
- a CDS encoding helix-turn-helix transcriptional regulator, translating into MLRNKVKELRARHNFTQSDLAKLVGATRQTIGMIEKGDYAPSVLLALKIAKALRVDLEEVFWIEGEEE